The following are from one region of the Halolamina litorea genome:
- the glmM gene encoding phosphoglucosamine mutase, whose protein sequence is MKVFGSSGTRGVAGEQLTAEFVLRVAKAAGTVWDTDRAAIARDTRTTGEQFANAADAGLTAVGVDADRLGVLPTPAAVRYAEVEELPAVVVTASHNPPEYNGIKLVGADGVELPVAELERVEDCLLGETFDEAGWQGAGSSTRIEGPRDDYVEDLLGGADREAIADADLTVALDPGHGAGALTSPEFFRRLGCEVVTVNGNPDGHFPGRDPEPVPENLDDLGRLVRATDADVGIAHDGDADRAIFFDETGEYIEGDASLAALAAEALEPGDATVAAVNVSQRLVDVCDDVGADLELTPIGATNIITRIQELQAADRRVPISGEGNGGIFFPNYRLVRDGAFIGAKFLELLAGTDAPASAVVEPYTAYENVRRNLSYGEESELSAMLAAAERYAEEADVEASTVDGYRLDYGDAWVLVRPSGTEPKVRIYAEAGNAGRATELADAVEDELRAALADA, encoded by the coding sequence ATGAAGGTCTTCGGCTCCAGCGGCACCCGCGGGGTCGCCGGGGAACAGCTCACCGCCGAGTTCGTGCTCCGGGTCGCCAAAGCCGCGGGGACGGTCTGGGACACCGACCGCGCCGCCATCGCCCGGGACACGCGAACCACCGGCGAACAGTTCGCCAACGCCGCCGACGCCGGCCTCACCGCCGTCGGCGTCGACGCCGACCGGCTGGGCGTGCTCCCCACGCCCGCCGCCGTGCGCTACGCGGAGGTCGAGGAACTGCCGGCCGTCGTCGTCACGGCCTCCCACAACCCGCCCGAGTACAACGGGATCAAACTGGTCGGCGCCGACGGCGTCGAACTCCCCGTCGCCGAACTCGAACGCGTCGAGGACTGCCTCCTCGGCGAGACGTTCGACGAGGCCGGCTGGCAGGGAGCCGGGAGTTCGACGAGGATCGAGGGCCCCCGCGACGACTACGTCGAGGACCTCCTCGGCGGCGCCGACCGCGAGGCCATCGCCGACGCCGACCTCACGGTCGCGCTCGACCCCGGCCACGGGGCGGGCGCGCTGACCAGTCCGGAGTTCTTCCGCCGGCTGGGCTGTGAGGTCGTGACCGTCAACGGCAACCCCGACGGCCACTTCCCCGGCCGCGACCCCGAACCGGTGCCCGAGAACCTCGACGACCTGGGCCGACTCGTCCGGGCGACCGACGCCGACGTGGGCATCGCTCACGACGGCGACGCCGACCGCGCCATCTTCTTCGACGAGACCGGCGAGTACATCGAGGGCGACGCCTCGCTCGCCGCGCTGGCCGCCGAGGCGCTCGAACCGGGCGACGCGACCGTCGCCGCGGTCAACGTCTCCCAGCGACTCGTCGACGTCTGCGACGACGTGGGCGCGGACCTCGAACTCACGCCCATCGGCGCGACCAACATCATCACCCGGATCCAGGAGCTACAGGCCGCCGACCGCCGGGTGCCGATCTCGGGCGAGGGCAACGGGGGAATCTTCTTCCCGAACTACCGGCTGGTCCGGGACGGCGCGTTCATCGGCGCGAAGTTCCTCGAACTGCTCGCCGGCACCGACGCCCCCGCGAGCGCCGTCGTCGAACCCTACACCGCCTACGAGAACGTGCGGCGGAACCTCAGCTACGGGGAGGAGTCCGAACTCAGCGCGATGCTCGCCGCCGCCGAACGGTACGCCGAGGAGGCCGACGTGGAAGCCAGCACCGTCGACGGCTACCGCCTCGACTACGGCGACGCGTGGGTTCTCGTCCGCCCCAGCGGCACCGAGCCGAAAGTCCGGATCTACGCCGAGGCGGGGAACGCCGGCCGGGCGACCGAACTCGCCGACGCCGTCGAGGACGAACTCCGCGCCGCGCTGGCCGACGCCTGA
- a CDS encoding SprT-like domain-containing protein, translating into MSDSTGHLGTEERYALSSDCTDGELRSVVKIYARKVVEAHDLAVAVSSLEWEISHRAKRRAGALFHSDGQPQRIQIARRHFENSGWLAVTSTIRHELIHAHLLNTERDVGHGKRFQQFAEALDTSVHCERFSEPSYWVRCEECDREIARYRESKLVKQADQFRCGDCGGRFSVVPVDENGSR; encoded by the coding sequence ATGAGTGACTCGACGGGGCACTTGGGTACCGAAGAGCGCTACGCCCTCTCCAGTGACTGCACTGACGGCGAACTGCGTTCGGTCGTGAAGATATACGCTCGCAAGGTGGTCGAGGCACACGACCTCGCGGTCGCAGTCAGTTCGTTGGAGTGGGAGATCAGTCACCGCGCGAAACGGCGGGCCGGCGCGCTGTTCCATTCCGATGGGCAACCCCAGCGGATCCAGATCGCCCGACGGCACTTCGAGAACAGCGGGTGGCTCGCAGTCACCAGTACGATCCGGCACGAACTGATCCACGCACACCTCCTGAACACCGAACGGGACGTGGGCCACGGAAAACGGTTCCAACAGTTCGCCGAAGCCCTCGACACGAGCGTCCACTGCGAACGGTTCAGCGAGCCGTCCTACTGGGTACGCTGTGAGGAGTGCGATCGGGAGATCGCCCGGTACAGGGAGTCGAAACTCGTGAAGCAGGCCGACCAGTTCCGCTGTGGCGACTGTGGCGGTCGGTTCAGCGTGGTTCCCGTTGACGAGAACGGGTCCCGCTGA
- a CDS encoding DUF7096 domain-containing protein translates to MNRVAALVVALVVLAGSVPAAAALADGAQTGTEDAAPGATFAGVVGVQQAEVDNEVAQRSLDRQFAAAESNDSKAQVVADQQRRLDERLDELEAEKARVEQAYADGNMSRGEYRARLAALGAELRALERRANQTAERAAGLPEEALRTNGANVSAVREVAQRANRTGGGEVAEAARAIGGPGVGDGLRGPPNGTERGPPENADGAPDSVGGTDAVGPNTSEVNGSGPGANGPPEGAGPEGTDGASNRSTPPNATGGSQNTTNGAAPGEAGQNRTAGTGTDAAGANGMNGTNAVENTTRGPPAGTGTNVTGENRTAGTGQDSNGAAPNASGQNGQNSTGANGTAAGNGTMAGENGTAVGNGNETAGENGTAGATPPGANGENAPTATGNETAVVTTERAILAEAF, encoded by the coding sequence GTGAACCGAGTCGCTGCGCTCGTCGTCGCGCTGGTCGTGCTCGCCGGGAGCGTGCCGGCCGCGGCGGCGCTGGCCGACGGAGCCCAAACCGGGACGGAGGATGCCGCGCCGGGCGCCACCTTCGCCGGCGTCGTGGGGGTCCAACAGGCCGAAGTGGACAACGAGGTCGCACAGCGGTCGCTCGACCGGCAGTTCGCGGCCGCCGAGTCGAACGACTCGAAAGCCCAAGTCGTCGCCGACCAACAGCGACGCCTCGACGAGCGCCTCGACGAACTCGAAGCCGAGAAGGCGCGGGTCGAGCAAGCCTACGCCGACGGCAACATGAGCCGTGGGGAGTACCGAGCGCGACTCGCCGCGCTGGGCGCCGAACTCCGTGCGCTCGAACGCCGGGCGAACCAGACCGCCGAGCGGGCGGCGGGGCTCCCCGAGGAGGCGCTCCGCACCAACGGCGCGAACGTCAGCGCCGTCCGCGAGGTGGCCCAACGGGCGAACCGGACCGGCGGCGGTGAAGTCGCCGAGGCCGCCCGAGCCATCGGCGGCCCGGGTGTCGGCGACGGACTCCGCGGCCCGCCGAACGGGACCGAGCGCGGTCCCCCCGAGAACGCCGACGGCGCGCCCGATAGCGTCGGCGGGACCGACGCCGTCGGGCCGAACACCTCGGAGGTGAACGGGAGCGGCCCGGGAGCGAACGGCCCGCCTGAGGGGGCGGGACCCGAGGGAACCGACGGAGCCTCGAACAGATCAACACCGCCGAACGCGACCGGTGGGTCGCAGAACACCACCAACGGCGCCGCCCCCGGGGAAGCCGGGCAGAACCGAACCGCGGGGACGGGGACCGACGCCGCCGGGGCGAACGGGATGAACGGCACTAACGCAGTCGAGAACACGACCCGCGGACCGCCGGCTGGCACCGGTACGAACGTGACCGGCGAGAACCGCACAGCCGGCACGGGGCAGGACTCGAACGGCGCCGCGCCGAACGCGAGCGGGCAGAACGGGCAGAACTCGACGGGCGCGAACGGGACCGCTGCCGGGAACGGAACGATGGCTGGGGAGAACGGAACAGCGGTCGGGAACGGGAACGAAACGGCCGGGGAGAACGGAACGGCCGGCGCCACGCCGCCCGGGGCCAACGGTGAAAACGCGCCGACCGCAACCGGGAACGAGACGGCCGTCGTGACGACCGAGCGAGCGATTCTCGCCGAGGCGTTCTAG
- a CDS encoding ATP-binding protein has protein sequence MGTWGRLLGRIGEGRVISTIGVVYVLIATGWTVIQFDQGVPVGSLLVVSFMIATPGSLLVYGGYRLSDADLDPDLHAGVVAWCLLGLVTMGSLLVLYHLQPAAAIMDPMASSPILTAVGAVSGLAVGVYDGRAKMRARQLDSRSQDLRAVQSELADTVDRLDDSNERLKRHTAYTERVLDGIDDIFYVIAADGSVERWNDSLRDVTGYSDERIAEMNGRDFFADEDADQITAAIESGFETGTTQLQLDLQTIDGEGIPYEFAASTLENPNGERVLAGIGRDVSERVARERELERRARQQRVVADLGQSALEADDLDELVADAARQVADALGVTHAEVLDLDGEADELLLRQGVGWDEGAVGATTVSAAGVDSQAAATLAGDTPVVVEGPADRERFEDPSLLSGHGIQSGISTAIGPFDEPWGILGAHDTEQRTFSEEDVSFVQSVANIIAEAIERRRYQRELEELVAELEASNERLEQFAYAASHDLQEPLRMVSSYLQLIERRYGDDLDEEGREFLDFAVDGADRMREMIDRLLSYSRVETDGEPLEPVSLETVLADVRADLQVTITEHDATITVGDLPTVAGDPNQLRQLFQNLLDNAIEYSGEDTPSVRISAERDDDRWIVTVSDDGIGIDPADQERVFEVFERGHCHQETEGTGIGLALCERIVERHGGSISVESAPGDGTTFRFGLRPAAEAEGGSDE, from the coding sequence ATGGGGACCTGGGGCCGGCTCCTCGGCCGGATCGGGGAGGGGCGCGTGATCAGCACCATCGGCGTCGTGTACGTACTCATCGCCACCGGCTGGACCGTGATCCAGTTCGATCAGGGCGTTCCCGTGGGGAGCCTGCTCGTCGTGAGCTTCATGATCGCGACCCCCGGTTCGCTGCTGGTCTACGGTGGCTACCGGCTCAGCGACGCCGACCTCGATCCCGACCTCCACGCCGGCGTCGTGGCCTGGTGTCTGCTCGGCCTCGTGACGATGGGGTCGCTGCTCGTGCTCTATCACCTCCAGCCCGCCGCAGCCATCATGGACCCGATGGCCTCCTCGCCGATCCTGACCGCCGTCGGCGCCGTCTCCGGTCTCGCGGTCGGGGTGTACGACGGACGGGCGAAGATGCGGGCGCGCCAGCTCGATAGCCGGAGTCAGGACCTCCGTGCGGTCCAGAGCGAACTCGCCGACACCGTCGACCGACTGGATGACTCGAACGAACGGCTCAAGCGCCACACGGCCTACACCGAGCGCGTCCTCGACGGCATCGACGACATCTTCTACGTCATCGCCGCCGACGGGAGCGTCGAGCGCTGGAACGACAGCCTCCGGGACGTGACCGGCTACTCCGACGAGCGGATCGCGGAGATGAACGGCCGGGACTTCTTCGCCGACGAGGACGCCGACCAGATCACCGCCGCCATCGAGTCGGGGTTCGAGACCGGGACGACACAGCTCCAACTCGACCTCCAAACCATCGACGGCGAGGGTATTCCTTACGAGTTCGCCGCCTCAACCCTCGAGAACCCCAACGGCGAGCGGGTGCTCGCGGGCATCGGTCGTGACGTCTCGGAGCGGGTCGCCCGCGAGCGCGAACTCGAACGGAGAGCCCGCCAACAGCGGGTCGTCGCCGACCTCGGCCAGTCGGCGCTCGAGGCCGACGACCTCGACGAACTCGTGGCCGACGCGGCCCGGCAGGTCGCCGACGCCCTCGGCGTCACGCACGCGGAGGTCCTCGACCTCGACGGGGAGGCCGACGAACTCCTGCTCCGGCAGGGTGTCGGCTGGGACGAGGGCGCCGTCGGTGCGACGACGGTCTCCGCGGCCGGCGTCGACTCGCAGGCGGCAGCTACCCTCGCCGGCGACACGCCGGTCGTCGTTGAGGGACCCGCCGACAGGGAGCGCTTCGAGGACCCGTCGCTCCTGAGCGGCCACGGCATCCAGAGCGGTATCAGCACCGCCATCGGCCCGTTCGACGAGCCCTGGGGGATCCTCGGCGCCCACGACACCGAGCAGCGAACGTTCTCCGAGGAGGACGTGAGCTTCGTTCAGAGCGTCGCCAACATCATCGCGGAGGCGATCGAGCGCCGGCGCTACCAGCGCGAACTCGAGGAGTTGGTCGCGGAGCTCGAAGCCTCGAACGAGCGCCTCGAACAGTTCGCCTACGCCGCCTCCCACGACCTCCAAGAGCCCCTGCGGATGGTCTCCTCGTACCTCCAACTGATCGAGCGCCGGTACGGCGACGACCTCGACGAGGAGGGCCGGGAGTTCCTCGACTTCGCCGTCGACGGCGCCGACCGGATGCGCGAGATGATCGACCGGCTACTGAGCTACTCCCGCGTCGAGACCGACGGGGAGCCACTGGAGCCGGTCTCCCTCGAGACGGTGCTCGCGGACGTCCGTGCGGACTTGCAGGTCACAATCACCGAACACGACGCGACGATCACGGTCGGGGACCTCCCGACCGTGGCGGGCGACCCGAACCAGCTCCGCCAGCTGTTCCAGAACCTCCTCGACAACGCCATCGAGTACAGCGGCGAGGACACCCCGAGCGTCAGGATCAGCGCCGAGCGCGACGACGACCGCTGGATCGTCACCGTCAGCGACGACGGTATCGGCATCGACCCGGCGGATCAGGAACGGGTGTTCGAGGTGTTCGAGCGGGGGCACTGCCACCAGGAGACGGAGGGCACCGGCATCGGGCTGGCGCTCTGTGAGCGCATCGTCGAGCGCCACGGCGGCAGTATCTCCGTCGAGTCGGCGCCCGGCGACGGCACCACGTTCAGGTTCGGGCTGCGTCCGGCCGCGGAAGCGGAGGGTGGTTCCGATGAGTGA
- a CDS encoding DUF7118 family protein, with protein sequence MSVADGPVPTEPTTDDLLAELRDARAERAEVEAEIERHGEASVQAVADAVGEAARLFERYEDSATGTGDFEAYLEFQSQFAELVDGLSEDLPERDGFEAADDAVDQRTISESDFQRARESIEGARRIADLLDRREAAEERVADAERAVSKRLSALDRRLDELADLRRLGDADLSAPTEELTEPIERYDAAVRDDFEGYVDEAPVRELLTLIETTRLYPLVEFERPPADLLTYVEDHAVGAEPLPTLLSYAQYSGSKLSHYVEDPTAFETTVPVHRTYLDRIDAEPLTVGSPPPADRLRHLAAELVSVTARFADEETVALARELQALARRDDYDRIRDAVVAEAELTADQRRALQDGEIEAEAERCREARERLARALED encoded by the coding sequence ATGAGCGTCGCCGACGGACCGGTCCCCACGGAGCCGACGACCGACGACCTGCTCGCGGAACTCCGGGACGCCCGCGCCGAACGCGCCGAGGTCGAGGCCGAGATCGAGCGCCACGGCGAGGCGTCGGTGCAGGCCGTCGCCGACGCGGTCGGCGAGGCGGCCCGACTGTTCGAGCGCTACGAGGACTCGGCCACCGGCACCGGCGACTTCGAGGCGTATCTGGAGTTCCAGAGCCAGTTCGCGGAGTTGGTGGACGGCCTGTCCGAGGACCTCCCCGAACGCGACGGGTTCGAGGCGGCCGACGACGCGGTCGACCAGCGCACCATCTCCGAGAGCGACTTCCAGCGCGCCCGCGAATCGATCGAGGGCGCACGGAGGATCGCCGACCTCCTCGACCGGCGCGAGGCCGCAGAGGAGCGCGTCGCAGACGCCGAACGTGCCGTCTCGAAGCGCCTGTCGGCGCTCGACCGCCGGCTGGACGAACTCGCGGACCTCCGGCGCCTCGGCGACGCCGACCTCTCGGCACCGACCGAGGAGCTGACCGAGCCCATCGAGCGCTACGACGCTGCGGTCCGTGACGACTTCGAGGGGTACGTCGACGAGGCGCCGGTTCGGGAGCTACTGACCCTCATCGAGACGACGCGGCTCTACCCGCTGGTCGAGTTCGAGCGCCCCCCGGCGGACCTCCTGACGTACGTCGAGGACCACGCCGTCGGCGCCGAGCCGTTGCCGACGCTGCTCTCCTACGCCCAGTACTCCGGCTCGAAGCTCTCTCACTACGTCGAGGACCCGACGGCGTTCGAGACGACGGTGCCGGTCCACCGTACCTATCTCGACCGGATCGACGCCGAGCCGCTGACGGTCGGCTCGCCGCCGCCGGCCGACCGGCTGCGCCACCTCGCCGCCGAGTTGGTGTCGGTGACCGCCCGGTTCGCCGACGAGGAGACGGTCGCGCTGGCCCGCGAGCTACAGGCGCTCGCGCGCCGCGACGACTACGACCGCATCCGCGACGCCGTCGTCGCCGAGGCCGAACTCACTGCCGACCAGCGGCGGGCGCTGCAGGACGGCGAGATCGAGGCCGAGGCCGAACGGTGTAGAGAGGCTCGCGAACGGCTCGCGCGGGCGCTCGAGGACTGA
- the fer gene encoding ferredoxin Fer, which translates to MPTVEYLNYEVLDDHGWSMDDDDLFEQAADAGLDAEDYGTLEVNQGEYILEAAEAQGYDWPFSCRAGACANCASIAKEGEIDMDMQQILSDEEVEEKNVRLTCIGSPATDEVKIVYNAKHLDYLQNRVI; encoded by the coding sequence ATGCCAACCGTCGAATACCTCAACTACGAAGTACTTGACGACCACGGCTGGTCGATGGATGACGACGACCTGTTCGAGCAGGCGGCGGACGCCGGCCTCGACGCCGAGGACTACGGCACGCTCGAGGTCAACCAGGGCGAGTACATCCTCGAAGCCGCCGAAGCACAGGGCTACGACTGGCCCTTCTCGTGCCGTGCTGGTGCGTGTGCGAACTGCGCGTCGATCGCCAAGGAGGGCGAGATCGACATGGACATGCAGCAGATCCTCAGCGACGAGGAGGTCGAAGAGAAGAACGTCCGCCTGACCTGCATCGGGTCGCCGGCCACCGACGAGGTCAAGATCGTCTACAACGCGAAGCACCTCGACTACCTCCAGAACCGCGTCATCTGA
- a CDS encoding response regulator gives MSECTGEEEPIDVLLVEDNPGDVRLTEEAFRGTETPSVLHVVNDGVEALEYCRQRGEYADAARPDIILLDLNLPRKDGRDVLEALHADPSLKSIPVVVLTSSDTQADVAESYEQSANAYLTKPVDPDEFIRTIGAFSEFWLATARLPDHAE, from the coding sequence ATGAGTGAGTGCACGGGGGAGGAGGAGCCGATCGACGTACTCCTCGTCGAGGACAACCCCGGCGACGTGCGCCTCACCGAGGAAGCGTTCAGGGGAACCGAGACGCCAAGCGTGCTCCACGTCGTGAACGACGGCGTGGAGGCCCTGGAGTACTGCCGGCAGCGCGGCGAGTACGCCGACGCCGCCCGCCCGGACATCATCCTGCTCGACCTGAACCTCCCCCGGAAGGACGGCCGTGACGTGCTCGAAGCGCTCCACGCGGACCCGTCGCTCAAGTCGATCCCGGTGGTCGTTCTGACCAGTTCGGACACCCAGGCCGACGTGGCCGAATCCTACGAACAGAGCGCCAACGCCTACCTCACCAAGCCCGTCGACCCCGACGAGTTCATCCGGACCATCGGTGCGTTCTCGGAGTTCTGGCTCGCGACGGCCCGCCTGCCCGACCACGCCGAGTAG
- a CDS encoding 2'-5' RNA ligase family protein, which produces MNLRVPPAVERLADRLHPKLTPFETVRERHTLVVKRIESDTWQAGGGGVRERLRRILDRTRPFPVRIDGLDYFADPPDGRGPVVYLRVESEGIEQLHRRLCEEFPVVDALEGPNYVPHVTLARGGSVADAERVAETEIDPVEWTAERALTWDREHREAVDRFRLRG; this is translated from the coding sequence ATGAACCTTCGCGTCCCACCGGCCGTCGAACGCCTCGCCGACCGCCTCCACCCGAAGCTCACGCCCTTCGAGACCGTCCGTGAGCGCCACACCCTGGTCGTCAAGCGAATCGAGTCCGACACGTGGCAGGCGGGCGGCGGCGGCGTCCGCGAGCGGCTCCGCCGGATCCTCGACCGGACGCGGCCGTTCCCGGTCCGCATCGACGGCCTCGACTACTTCGCCGACCCGCCGGACGGCCGCGGGCCAGTCGTCTACCTCCGCGTCGAGAGCGAGGGGATCGAACAGCTTCACCGGCGCCTCTGCGAGGAGTTCCCCGTCGTCGACGCGCTGGAGGGGCCGAACTACGTCCCCCACGTGACGCTGGCCCGCGGCGGCAGCGTCGCCGACGCCGAACGCGTCGCCGAAACCGAGATCGACCCCGTCGAGTGGACCGCCGAGCGGGCCCTGACGTGGGATCGGGAACACCGCGAGGCGGTCGACCGGTTCCGGCTCCGTGGCTGA
- a CDS encoding A24 family peptidase, protein MFDALGTVASTGDALRLLAVPLLGWAALRDVRTRRVPNWIWYVIGGLGLVLLVADLVRWWPFTGAFARLQLFRVAVSVGVVVPLSYLFWRIGGFGGADAKALMALAVLFPTYPAYYPPVTLFGVDLPPVLPAEPTVVGVFSFTVLTNTVLVGALFPVVLAVRNALAGRVAPAMFLARVVPVADLSGLHGRLFQNRSGLTRSGLDVDALRMYLRWRGLSLADLRAAPDRYRDPASVVRTYEPTDGAVNEAAAEHGPAADDPREATGGEYGDPWAAERFLDELDGSAYGTDAETLREGLETVAAEEELWLSPGLPFIVPMFVGLLLALTYGDLLYGLLTAIGLA, encoded by the coding sequence ATGTTCGACGCGCTCGGAACGGTCGCCTCGACGGGCGACGCGCTCCGCCTGCTCGCGGTGCCCCTGCTGGGGTGGGCGGCGCTCCGGGACGTCCGCACTCGGCGGGTCCCCAACTGGATCTGGTACGTCATCGGCGGCCTCGGACTCGTCCTCCTCGTCGCCGACTTAGTCCGCTGGTGGCCGTTCACCGGCGCGTTCGCCCGCCTCCAACTGTTCCGCGTCGCGGTGAGTGTCGGCGTCGTCGTCCCGCTCTCGTACCTCTTCTGGCGTATCGGCGGCTTCGGCGGCGCCGACGCCAAGGCGCTGATGGCGCTCGCGGTGCTGTTCCCGACCTACCCCGCCTACTACCCGCCGGTCACGCTGTTCGGCGTCGACCTGCCGCCGGTTCTCCCCGCAGAACCGACCGTCGTCGGCGTGTTCTCGTTTACGGTGCTGACCAACACCGTTCTCGTCGGGGCCCTCTTTCCGGTCGTGCTCGCGGTCCGGAACGCGCTCGCAGGGCGGGTCGCGCCGGCGATGTTCCTCGCACGGGTCGTCCCCGTCGCCGACCTGTCGGGGCTCCATGGCCGACTGTTTCAGAACCGCTCGGGGCTCACGCGCTCGGGCCTCGACGTGGACGCCCTCCGGATGTACCTCCGCTGGCGCGGCCTCTCGCTCGCCGACCTGCGGGCGGCCCCCGACCGCTACCGCGACCCCGCGAGCGTCGTCCGGACGTACGAGCCGACCGACGGCGCCGTCAACGAGGCGGCCGCCGAACACGGCCCCGCCGCCGACGACCCGCGTGAAGCGACCGGCGGGGAGTACGGCGACCCGTGGGCCGCCGAGCGCTTTTTGGACGAACTCGACGGCTCGGCGTACGGCACCGACGCCGAGACGCTGCGGGAGGGGCTGGAAACCGTCGCCGCCGAGGAGGAACTCTGGCTCTCGCCGGGGCTCCCGTTCATCGTCCCGATGTTCGTCGGCCTGCTGCTCGCGCTGACCTACGGCGACCTGCTCTACGGGCTGTTGACCGCGATCGGGCTGGCTTGA
- a CDS encoding helix-turn-helix transcriptional regulator produces the protein MDRRIVLAVALTLLLCSSGVGAAAEFPAMQTGNVETDAVVLETAVEADGDAQWSIEYRVALDDENTTEAFESLQRDIETNTSDYRTQFASRMRSTVAAAENATGREMAVENVTVEAQTSPLSGEYGVVRYSFHWVGFAEVDGDRLAIGDALAGIFLDSDTELTVSWPDGYVADVAEPKPDREGERSVTWTGPREFDLGQPRVVLRTENSLPPWGPIVGVVLFGAAGIGWYYRRRAAEKAGSEAPTDDDGAPMPPPDPTAEQADEGSAGEDAADADDGPGDDTPEELLSPEERVIQLLERNGGRIKQKTVTEELDWSAARTSQVVGSLRDDGKVESFRLGRENVLKFPDDGDDE, from the coding sequence ATGGACCGACGGATCGTCCTCGCGGTTGCGCTGACGCTGCTGCTCTGTAGCTCGGGGGTCGGCGCCGCCGCGGAGTTCCCGGCGATGCAGACCGGGAACGTGGAGACCGACGCCGTGGTGCTGGAAACGGCCGTCGAGGCGGACGGCGACGCGCAGTGGAGCATCGAGTACCGGGTGGCGCTGGACGACGAGAACACCACCGAGGCCTTCGAGAGCCTCCAGCGGGACATCGAGACCAACACCAGCGACTACCGCACGCAGTTCGCCTCGCGCATGCGGTCGACGGTGGCGGCCGCCGAGAACGCGACCGGCCGGGAGATGGCCGTCGAGAACGTCACCGTCGAGGCCCAGACCAGCCCGCTGAGCGGCGAGTACGGCGTCGTCCGGTACAGCTTCCACTGGGTCGGCTTCGCCGAGGTCGACGGCGACCGACTCGCCATCGGCGACGCGCTCGCGGGGATCTTCCTCGATTCGGACACCGAACTCACGGTGAGTTGGCCCGACGGCTACGTCGCCGACGTCGCCGAACCGAAGCCGGACCGGGAGGGCGAGCGCTCGGTGACGTGGACGGGCCCCCGGGAGTTCGACTTGGGCCAGCCCCGCGTCGTCCTCCGGACCGAGAACTCGCTCCCGCCGTGGGGGCCCATCGTCGGCGTCGTGCTGTTCGGTGCCGCCGGGATCGGTTGGTACTACCGCCGACGCGCGGCGGAGAAAGCAGGGAGCGAGGCACCGACCGACGACGACGGGGCACCGATGCCCCCGCCCGATCCCACCGCCGAGCAAGCCGACGAGGGATCGGCCGGGGAGGATGCGGCCGACGCGGACGACGGGCCGGGCGACGACACACCCGAGGAACTCCTCAGCCCGGAGGAGCGCGTGATCCAACTGCTCGAACGGAACGGCGGTCGGATCAAACAGAAGACCGTGACCGAGGAACTCGACTGGAGCGCCGCCCGGACGAGTCAGGTCGTCGGGAGCCTCCGCGACGACGGGAAAGTCGAGTCGTTCCGACTGGGCCGGGAGAACGTCCTGAAGTTCCCCGACGACGGCGACGACGAGTGA
- the hisI gene encoding phosphoribosyl-AMP cyclohydrolase, with amino-acid sequence MSDRQTIDIEFGDDGLVPAVAQDADSGEVLMLAYVSPDALQRTVDTGRAHYYSRSREELWEKGASSGHTQSVVDVRVDCDADTLLYVVEQEGGACHTGHRSCFYRSVEDAEGGETVTARNVGEKVFDPDAVYE; translated from the coding sequence ATGTCCGACCGCCAGACGATCGATATCGAGTTCGGCGACGACGGCCTCGTCCCCGCGGTGGCACAGGACGCAGACTCCGGCGAGGTCCTGATGCTCGCGTACGTCTCGCCGGACGCCCTCCAGCGCACCGTCGACACCGGCCGCGCCCACTACTACTCCCGCTCCCGTGAGGAACTCTGGGAGAAGGGGGCCTCCAGCGGTCACACCCAGTCGGTGGTCGACGTGCGCGTCGACTGTGACGCCGACACGCTGCTGTACGTCGTCGAACAGGAGGGCGGCGCCTGCCACACCGGCCACCGATCCTGTTTCTACCGCTCGGTCGAGGACGCCGAGGGCGGGGAGACGGTGACGGCACGGAACGTCGGCGAGAAGGTGTTCGACCCCGACGCAGTCTACGAATGA
- a CDS encoding DUF7554 family protein gives MEAEDLLKLILVLVVAWLVIGLLGEVLELFTGLLGLLPDLLGVVIVVLVILWLLDRL, from the coding sequence ATGGAAGCCGAAGACCTGTTGAAGCTCATACTGGTGTTGGTGGTCGCGTGGCTGGTCATCGGCCTGCTGGGCGAAGTGCTCGAACTGTTCACCGGCCTGCTCGGCCTGCTGCCGGACCTGCTCGGGGTCGTCATCGTCGTGCTGGTGATCCTCTGGCTGCTCGACCGGCTCTGA